In one window of Shewanella goraebulensis DNA:
- the rplF gene encoding 50S ribosomal protein L6, whose translation MSRVAKAPVSIPTGVEVTLNEQTITVKGTKGSLTREINKAVNVELENGVLTFGPVEGVSNAWAQAGTARALVNNMVVGVSEGFVKKLKLIGVGYRAKIAGKDIDLTLGFSHPLVHKLPAGVTAECPSQTDIVLSGVDKQLVGQVAAEIRGYRPPEPYKGKGVRYADEQVRRKEAKKK comes from the coding sequence ATGTCACGTGTCGCAAAAGCACCAGTGTCTATTCCTACCGGCGTAGAGGTGACCTTAAACGAACAGACTATTACTGTAAAAGGTACTAAAGGTAGTCTGACTCGAGAAATCAACAAAGCGGTAAATGTTGAACTAGAAAACGGCGTACTAACGTTTGGTCCAGTTGAAGGCGTTTCTAACGCTTGGGCTCAAGCAGGTACTGCTCGTGCACTAGTAAACAACATGGTTGTTGGTGTATCTGAAGGATTCGTTAAGAAATTAAAGTTAATTGGTGTTGGTTACCGTGCAAAAATTGCTGGTAAAGACATTGACCTAACTTTAGGTTTCTCACACCCTTTGGTTCACAAACTGCCCGCAGGTGTTACTGCAGAGTGTCCTAGCCAAACTGATATCGTACTTTCGGGTGTTGATAAGCAGTTAGTTGGTCAGGTCGCTGCTGAGATTCGTGGATACCGTCCACCAGAGCCTTATAAAGGCAAAGGTGTTCGCTATGCAGACGAACAAGTACGCCGTAAAGAGGCTAAGAAGAAGTAG
- the rplR gene encoding 50S ribosomal protein L18, which yields MDKKTSRLRRATRARKKIQELGVNRLVVHRTPRHIYAQVINPEAQVVAVASTVEKAVKELLKSTGNVDAAKAVGKTVAERAIEKGVTSVAFDRSGFKYHGRVAALADAAREAGLKF from the coding sequence ATGGATAAGAAAACATCTCGCTTACGCCGCGCTACTCGCGCTCGTAAGAAGATCCAAGAGCTGGGCGTGAATCGTCTGGTTGTACATCGTACACCGCGTCACATTTATGCTCAGGTTATTAATCCTGAAGCTCAGGTAGTGGCAGTTGCTTCAACCGTTGAGAAAGCGGTTAAAGAGCTACTAAAGAGTACCGGTAACGTAGACGCGGCTAAAGCAGTGGGTAAAACTGTTGCTGAGCGTGCGATCGAGAAAGGTGTAACTTCGGTTGCATTCGACCGTTCTGGTTTCAAGTATCACGGACGCGTAGCAGCACTAGCTGACGCAGCTCGTGAAGCTGGCCTGAAATTCTAA
- the rpsE gene encoding 30S ribosomal protein S5, with protein MAKLEAQQKDDLQEKLIAVNRVSKVVKGGRIFSFTALTVVGDGNGKIGYGYGKAREVPAAIQKAMEKARRNMVTVELNAGTLHHPVKGRHTGSRVYMQPASEGTGIIAGGAMRAVLEVAGVHNVLSKAYGSTNPINIVRATVDALVHMKSPSQIAAKRGLNVDEIRG; from the coding sequence ATGGCTAAATTAGAAGCTCAGCAGAAAGACGATTTGCAAGAAAAATTAATTGCAGTTAATCGTGTTTCTAAAGTAGTTAAAGGTGGTCGTATCTTTAGCTTCACCGCACTAACAGTGGTAGGTGATGGTAACGGTAAGATTGGCTATGGCTATGGTAAAGCGCGCGAAGTTCCAGCTGCTATTCAAAAAGCAATGGAAAAAGCCCGCCGTAACATGGTAACCGTAGAGCTGAATGCAGGTACTCTGCATCATCCAGTTAAAGGTCGCCATACTGGTTCGCGTGTTTACATGCAACCAGCATCGGAAGGTACCGGTATTATCGCCGGTGGCGCAATGCGTGCCGTATTGGAAGTTGCAGGCGTTCATAACGTTCTGTCTAAAGCATACGGTTCTACTAACCCGATCAACATCGTTCGCGCAACTGTAGATGCGTTGGTGCACATGAAGTCACCATCACAAATTGCAGCTAAGCGTGGCCTGAATGTTGATGAAATTCGAGGTTAA